The Sporocytophaga myxococcoides genome includes a window with the following:
- a CDS encoding Sec-independent protein translocase subunit TatA/TatB, whose product MAYSSILLFLPNMGGWEVFLILTVVILLFGAKKIPELARGVGRGIREFKDATKEIKSEIEEGAKEDKK is encoded by the coding sequence ATGGCATATTCATCAATATTATTGTTTCTTCCAAATATGGGTGGTTGGGAAGTATTCCTTATCCTTACCGTAGTTATTTTATTATTTGGTGCTAAAAAAATCCCAGAACTTGCAAGAGGAGTAGGAAGAGGTATCAGAGAATTTAAAGATGCCACTAAAGAGATCAAAAGCGAAATCGAAGAAGGCGCTAAAGAGGATAAAAAATAA
- a CDS encoding murein hydrolase activator EnvC family protein, whose protein sequence is MKTVSIFLLLLFSSIAAFGQKSKSQLEKEKEENLRKIKEAHKILQETKSKKEATLGQLSALNQQINARNALINAISKEIELLDQDIRETEDFIAALENDIEILKKEYAEMIYTASKVNNYYDKLTFIFASESFNQMLQRIKYFRQYSEARKSQVEVIEKVKASLAKQKRRLVQKKLEKQALIENKTTETRNLEELKVQQNEVVKELSNKEKELIKELEDRKKSIRKLEKLITDLIKEEREKAEREAAKVAKETKEKESKEKNSGKSNSKNTPVSPNLTPEANNLSNSFAGNMAKLPWPVVHGSISHHFGKQPHPVLKGVYVENLGIDIQTLKDEQVRSVFRGKVIAVAEVPGMNYVVMVQHGEYFSVYAKLKTVLVKTGQEIDAKTPLGYIYTDKNDVSELQFQIWKNNEKLDPEKWLYIK, encoded by the coding sequence TTGAAAACCGTTAGCATTTTTTTACTCCTTCTATTTTCTTCAATTGCTGCATTCGGACAAAAAAGTAAATCTCAGCTTGAAAAAGAAAAAGAAGAAAATCTGAGAAAAATTAAGGAAGCTCACAAGATTTTACAAGAGACAAAATCTAAAAAAGAGGCAACCCTCGGACAACTTTCTGCACTCAATCAGCAAATCAATGCCAGAAACGCATTGATCAATGCTATCTCAAAGGAAATTGAATTACTTGACCAGGACATCCGTGAAACAGAAGACTTTATTGCTGCTCTGGAAAACGACATTGAGATATTGAAAAAAGAGTATGCGGAAATGATTTATACTGCTTCAAAAGTCAATAACTATTATGATAAGCTGACATTTATTTTTGCTTCGGAATCATTTAATCAAATGCTTCAAAGAATAAAGTACTTCAGACAGTACTCTGAGGCAAGAAAAAGTCAGGTCGAAGTTATAGAAAAAGTAAAAGCCTCCTTAGCAAAACAAAAAAGAAGACTTGTACAAAAAAAGCTGGAAAAGCAGGCACTTATTGAAAATAAAACCACAGAAACTAGAAATCTGGAAGAGTTAAAAGTACAGCAAAATGAAGTTGTAAAAGAATTAAGCAATAAGGAAAAAGAGCTCATTAAAGAACTTGAGGATAGAAAAAAATCTATCAGAAAACTTGAGAAACTCATAACAGACTTAATTAAGGAAGAAAGAGAAAAAGCAGAACGAGAGGCTGCCAAGGTTGCCAAAGAAACAAAGGAGAAAGAGTCAAAAGAAAAGAATTCCGGAAAGTCCAATAGCAAAAATACTCCAGTCTCGCCAAACTTAACTCCTGAAGCAAATAATTTATCCAATTCCTTTGCCGGAAATATGGCTAAACTTCCTTGGCCTGTTGTTCATGGAAGTATCTCCCACCATTTCGGAAAACAGCCACATCCGGTTTTAAAAGGGGTTTATGTCGAAAATCTGGGTATAGACATTCAAACCTTGAAAGATGAACAGGTCAGAAGTGTCTTCCGAGGAAAGGTTATAGCAGTAGCTGAAGTTCCGGGAATGAATTATGTAGTAATGGTGCAGCATGGAGAATATTTTTCCGTATATGCCAAGTTAAAAACAGTACTGGTTAAAACCGGACAGGAAATTGATGCTAAAACTCCACTGGGATATATTTATACTGATAAAAATGATGTTTCCGAACTGCAATTTCAGATCTGGAAAAACAATGAAAAATTGGATCCCGAAAAATGGCTTTATATTAAATAA
- a CDS encoding DUF4292 domain-containing protein — protein MNNIKSLFFLIGLTLIFSSCKKNLTPTTATREEIINLTVQEIDYNYLSAKAKVDFKDNEQDLHFTVNIRMKKDSIVWLSISPALGIEAARCLILKDSIYMIDRINNKYSTYDLSFLSQKFNVPMDLPTIQSLLVGNMPFKRDHHDKIIKNTETSTCMVEQNKTDLIATNFISLVSMVLQKLELTEKVNHNHLIINYDNFTPINNYNFPNKISVNLNYKQGGTVLQTTIDANYTKIEFPEKELGFPFNVPRRFENR, from the coding sequence ATGAATAATATTAAAAGTCTCTTTTTCTTAATTGGCCTGACTTTAATATTCTCTTCCTGCAAAAAAAATCTAACCCCTACAACAGCTACCCGGGAAGAAATAATTAACCTTACGGTTCAGGAAATCGATTATAATTACCTTTCCGCTAAAGCAAAGGTAGATTTTAAAGACAATGAACAGGATCTTCATTTTACTGTAAATATCAGAATGAAGAAAGACAGCATTGTTTGGCTTTCCATTTCCCCTGCTCTCGGCATAGAAGCAGCCCGGTGCCTTATACTTAAGGATTCTATCTATATGATAGACAGAATCAATAATAAATATTCCACGTATGATTTATCCTTTTTAAGTCAGAAATTCAATGTCCCCATGGATCTCCCTACTATTCAATCGCTTTTAGTAGGAAATATGCCATTTAAGAGAGACCATCATGATAAAATCATAAAAAACACGGAAACAAGTACATGCATGGTAGAACAAAACAAAACCGACCTTATTGCTACCAACTTTATTTCATTGGTTTCCATGGTTCTTCAAAAACTTGAGTTAACTGAAAAGGTAAATCATAACCATCTCATCATAAATTATGATAACTTTACACCGATAAATAATTATAATTTCCCAAATAAGATTTCGGTCAATTTAAATTACAAGCAAGGTGGGACTGTTCTTCAAACTACAATCGACGCTAATTACACCAAAATTGAATTCCCTGAAAAAGAGCTCGGTTTCCCGTTTAACGTCCCTAGAAGATTTGAAAACCGTTAG